In the Colwellia sp. 20A7 genome, one interval contains:
- a CDS encoding M14 family metallopeptidase yields the protein MTDNLECTIGTLGQKWDAADKKKWFTLQTVQRSYQDEVISKIDALSSHFDIVQYGALSADEQRYPLFALKSKQWQSDKSTILVSGGVHGYETSGVQGALRFLENEAANLGSNSTSYGEQFNVLVVPCVSPWGYETINRWNPDAIDPNRSFYQDSPAQESAALMAFVQSLDVNILVHVDLHETTDTDNTVFRPALSARDAIEQKVWDIPDGFYLVGNTLNPQTEFQQAIIHAVENVTHIAPADDSGKLIGVDIEQFGVINYPGRELGLCMGLTNASYVTTTEVYPDSPKSNDENCILAQVAAITGALDFIIENN from the coding sequence ATGACTGATAACCTTGAATGCACCATTGGTACATTAGGACAAAAATGGGATGCAGCTGACAAAAAGAAATGGTTTACACTGCAAACAGTACAACGTTCGTATCAAGATGAGGTTATTAGTAAAATTGATGCTTTATCTTCGCATTTTGATATTGTGCAATATGGTGCATTGTCAGCTGATGAACAACGCTATCCATTATTTGCATTAAAAAGTAAGCAATGGCAAAGTGATAAAAGCACAATACTCGTATCTGGTGGTGTACATGGTTATGAAACGAGTGGTGTGCAAGGCGCATTACGCTTTTTAGAAAATGAAGCTGCTAATCTAGGCTCAAACAGTACAAGCTATGGTGAGCAGTTTAATGTGTTAGTTGTCCCTTGTGTTAGTCCTTGGGGTTATGAAACGATTAATCGATGGAATCCTGATGCGATCGACCCTAACCGATCATTTTATCAGGATAGTCCCGCTCAAGAATCTGCAGCATTAATGGCATTTGTTCAAAGTCTTGATGTTAATATTTTGGTCCATGTAGATCTGCATGAAACTACTGATACAGATAATACTGTATTTAGACCCGCACTTTCAGCACGAGATGCCATTGAACAAAAAGTTTGGGATATTCCAGACGGTTTTTATTTAGTTGGTAATACTCTTAACCCTCAAACTGAATTTCAACAAGCGATAATTCATGCTGTTGAGAATGTGACACATATTGCACCAGCCGATGACAGTGGTAAATTAATTGGAGTCGATATAGAGCAGTTTGGCGTTATAAATTATCCAGGAAGAGAGCTAGGTCTTTGCATGGGATTAACTAATGCTAGTTATGTCACTACAACAGAAGTTTATCCAGATAGCCCTAAATCTAATGATGAAAACTGTATTCTTGCACAAGTAGCCGCAATAACAGGCGCACTTGATTTTATTATTGAAAATAATTAA
- the efpL gene encoding elongation factor P-like protein EfpL, whose translation MPKASDVKKNTAIEYNNSVYIIRGIERSVPQGRAGGSLYRMRMYDVVSGLKVDETFKDSDMLTLADLIRRKVTFSYIDGDEYVFMDIEDYTQFNLNKESIEEEVLFIDESTVDASIILVDGVPVSLELPPSVELVITETDPSIKGGSATARTKPAVLSTGLIIQVPEHISTGDKIKINTEERKFMGRADK comes from the coding sequence ATGCCAAAAGCTAGTGATGTAAAAAAGAATACCGCTATCGAGTATAACAATAGCGTTTATATTATAAGAGGTATAGAGCGCTCAGTACCTCAAGGGCGAGCAGGGGGAAGTTTATATAGAATGCGTATGTATGATGTTGTCTCAGGTTTAAAGGTTGATGAAACTTTCAAAGATAGCGACATGCTTACTTTAGCTGATTTAATACGACGTAAGGTCACTTTTTCTTATATCGATGGCGATGAATATGTGTTTATGGACATAGAAGATTATACACAATTCAATTTGAATAAAGAGAGTATTGAAGAAGAAGTATTATTTATCGATGAAAGCACTGTGGATGCGAGCATTATTTTAGTCGATGGTGTACCTGTATCGCTTGAATTACCTCCTAGTGTAGAATTAGTTATTACAGAGACTGACCCCTCTATAAAAGGTGGCTCTGCCACAGCACGAACTAAACCCGCAGTTCTTTCTACAGGTTTAATCATTCAAGTACCTGAGCATATTTCTACCGGTGATAAAATTAAAATAAACACTGAAGAACGTAAATTTATGGGCCGAGCGGATAAGTAG